From one Triticum aestivum cultivar Chinese Spring chromosome 4B, IWGSC CS RefSeq v2.1, whole genome shotgun sequence genomic stretch:
- the LOC123093002 gene encoding uncharacterized protein gives MEGSLPASSFHPPAAAAAATATPSSYPAWVLLDRKAYFADLHNATTAEAKSSTGRIIKVTFYLADPPAVSHFCVHGPDVDPGHFAVEPRVLFSEKDLVLLCFAFTSGSRSSVQDCNLVEYFIYKAGRCNPSLRSIPATPPGTRNTLYVGVVPCDEGQFFLADLAATATLGYYDICIFSSKTGKWVTRTLQLEASTTELRVEDMFIVPHKVITLGAGVIGWVDLWRGIIACNILEEDPFIFFIPLPKPEFNLPREGDPKPVRDIACYNGVIKFVEMDHLYRREVVSISNRNKRFKMTKDLDSVDKIYDLDILLRPHEDFLEAPKEQIIYIPDGWKIRTCYRHTSWDHWRKGHIIHVDDILANNPNHSVLLPKFWDGCGKSPLRNLTTAHPTLSPNGGDLLYLMSYDQTAWMVGVDLGKKAVVMLEPYHERDGYFKPDFLPFAFSEFLNATSRSCAGEAAFEPNEAQNNHLLSGSSGYAECKAPGFLCSNSQSQPQLLSNQPQPLHLNLTSSVSVNSQLTYPVLNADDHGQLCFAKSVARHWMMELADSSLTPPTPQIALQEVQPCNEPANVTLMPLGKPAHPAVQAYCGSCSTSTMPGMPAPLALQPNCWTSSVISPPQMPGPSSKQLDVNASLPLVHINSILGSPKSLIRSTSI, from the exons ATGGAGGGATCGCTTCCTGCCTCTTCCTTtcacccccccgccgccgccgccgccgccaccgccaccccctctagCTATCCCGCCTGGGTTCTCCTCGACAGAAAGGCCTACTTCGCCGATCTCCATAACGCCACCACCGCTGAAGCCAAATCAAGCACCGGTCGCATCATAAAGGTCACCTTCTACCTAGCGGATCCGCCGGCCGTCTCCCACTTTTGCGTCCATGGCCCTGATGTCGACCCTGGGCACTTTGCTGTTGAGCCCCGGGTTCTATTCTCGGAGAAGGACCTCGTCCTCCTATGCTTCGCCTTCACCAGCGGCTCCCGAAGTTCTGTCCAGGACTGTAATCTCGTCGAGTACTTCATCTACAAGGCCGGCCGATGCAATCCGTCCCTCAGATCGATCCCGGCTACTCCTCCAGGTACCAGGAATACACTGTATGTTGGCGTCGTGCCGTGTGACGAGGGACAATTCTTCCTCGCCGATCTCGCTGCCACAGCTACCCTTGGATACTATGACATCTGTATCTTTTCATCCAAGACGGGCAAGTGGGTTACCAGGACATTGCAGTTGGAGGCATCTACTACTGAACTCAGGGTAGAGGACATGTTCATTGTACCTCACAAGGTGATCACTCTTGGTGCTGGCGTGATAGGATGGGTCGACCTCTGGCGTGGTATTATCGCTTGCAACATTCTTGAGGAGGACCCCTTCATCTTTTTCATTCCACTTCCCAAGCCTGAATTCAACTTGCCTCGGGAGGGTGACCCAAAGCCGGTTCGGGACATTGCCTGCTACAATGGTGTTATCAAGTTTGTGGAGATGGATCATCTTTACAGACGTGAGGTTGTTAGTATTAGTAACCGTAATAAGAGGTTTAAGATGACGAAGGATTTGGATAGTGTAGACAAGATATACGACCTGGATATCCTCCTTCGCCCGCATGAGGACTTCCTAGAAGCGCCCAAAGAGCAAATCATTTACATCCCTGATGGTTGGAAGATTCGGACATGTTATAGGCATACTTCTTGGGACCATTGGCGCAAGGGGCACATTATTCATGTTGATGACATCTTGGCCAACAACCCAAATCATTCTGTCTTGTTGCCAAAGTTTTGGGATGGTTGTGGAAAATCACCATTAAGGAACCTGACCACAGCCCACCCGACCCTCAGCCCAAATGGTGGTGATCTTCTCTACCTGATGTCTTATGATCAGACTGCCTGGATGGTTGGTGTTGACCTTGGAAAGAAGGCAGTTGTAATGCTTGAACCATATCATGAGAGAGACGGTTATTTCAAACCGGACTTTCTACCATTTGCATTCTCTGAATTTCTGAATGCAACTTCAAG GTCGTGTGCAGGGGAAGCTGCCTTTGAACCAAATGAGGCTCAGAACAATCACCTTTTATCAGGCTCTAGCGGATATGCTGAATGCAAAGCTCCAGGCTTCCTATGCAGCAACAGCCAGAGTCAACCCCAGTTGCTGTCCAATCAGCCACAACCCCTGCATCTGAATTTGACCTCGTCTGTATCAG TGAACTCCCAGTTGACGTACCCAGTGCTGAATGCTGATGACCACGGCCAGCTGTGCTTCGCAAAGTCAGTGGCTCGCCATTGGATGATGGAGCTGGCAGACTCGTCCTTGACCCCACCGACGCCTCAGATAGCATTGCAGGAAGTCCAGCCCTGCAATGAGCCTGCTAATGTAACGTTGATGCCTCTTGGGAAGCCAGCGCACCCAGCTGTCCAGGCCTACTGTGGGTCTTGCAGTACCTCGACGATGCCTGGGATGCCAGCACCCCTAGCCCTCCAGCCTAACTGTTGGACCTCTAGTGTCATCTCACCTCCACAAATGCCAGGGCCGTCCAGCAAGCAACTGGATGTGAATGCCTCATTGCCGTTGGTGCACATCAACTCCATTTTGGGCTCCCCCAAGTCGCTGATAAGGTCAACATCGATTTAg